The sequence CAATCTGTTCCTTCAGGCTTTCCAGGCCCACGCCACTGGCTTCGAGGTCGGCAGTGAGGCGCAGCAGTTCGGACATTGACCGGCCTAGGCGATCAAGCCGCCAAACAACCAGGACATCGCCTGGCCTGGCAAAAGCCAGCGCTTCATCGAGCCCTGGGCGTGATGCTTTTGCACCACTCATCTTGTCACTGAAGATCCGCTCACAGCCGGCTGCGGTCAGCGCGTCATGCTGAAGGTCGAGCTGCTGATCATCCCGAGATACTCGCGCATACCCAATCTTCATCAGTCCGTATTCTCGTCATAATGAAATGTTTACGTATTTTGATATAAAGACGAGTAAAAAACAATGACAAAGGGGCTTTCCAGACTGATCAGGGGGTGAGTCGCCAGTGTCCGCAAAACAACCGTTTTAGAGACTAGAGTGTGGATGCGCTGCCCTGCGGATTCCACGCCATTCGGCCACTCAGCCCACGCCGATTCGGACACCGGTTCCCCGGTCAGCAAAGGCAGCGTGACACGCTCACGCGACAACCACCTTGAAAATCGCCGGGGTACGCCTGTAATGCAGAGTCCCGGAACGGTAATGTCAGGGGTGACGGGACGGACTCTTGGAGAGCAAGAACGGCAGCCAGGGGCGTAGGAACGGCATAGGGAGGGGCACTAGAACGGCATCAGAGCCCCCTATCCAAATGTCGTTGAGATGAGCTCCGTTTTAAGAAAATACCTTGGTCTGTCCATTCCAGAACACGATGCGCATACCGTCGCCGGCAAACGCCTTGCCGTGCTTTTCCGTCAGCAGGGAAACCCTCCTGGCAGCACCCGACCACAGCATCTCCTTGAGCTGCTTCAGGACACCATCCTGGTCACTGCAAAGGCTGGCTTCGAATCGGCGCAACGGTGCACCTTCCGCGACCGGCAAACTAAGCTGGCCCACCAAGAGCCGTACGTCCGCACACTGATCGGGTCTGCCGGCATGCTCAATATGGCGCTGCTCCGCAAATGGTCGCCACCTTTCGGTGTGATTGACCCCACCATAGACATCTGCCCTCCCACCAACATGGGAACCAGTGGCTTTAACCCTGTGCTTGCGAATGCGCACTAGGACGCTCTCTCGCACCGTGATGCCGACATAGATCGAGGGCGTTAAGCCCTGCCCTCCCCCGAAAGCCAGCACATACAGCCCGTATGTCTTCGCCAGGCTCTCTCCATACTCGGACCTTGGCAGCATACCGTGCGCCTGGGTTCTGAACGGGGCACGATCACGAGCTGGCGTCATCCCCGGCTTCGTCCCCACATATGCCGCGCCGGTCCCGACCGCCGGCCACGGAGTGGTATCTGCCGGCATGAGGAAGTGATCTTTCAGGAGCACAGGTTCAGCGAACGTCAGCATGGTCATCATTTGGCGTTTCGACTCCATCACTCAACTACAATTCTGACTCACTTCAACCGAAGGCTTCATATCCATCGCCACCTTGCTGCTCGTACTGCCCCTTCCATTCGCCCAAGAGGCGTTCAGCGATGCCGAGCGACTCAGCCACATGGCGAAGCGGCGTACCAGCGAGCACCAGACTTACCGCCTCGCGCTTGAGGGATTCGGGAAAACGTCGCCTGGCTACCTCAGTGGTCGCCTTGGCATAGACCGCCCCGTATCGAAGAGCTACCATCCGCCCCTTTGAGGGGCTGTCTCTCAGATTGGCGTAGCTCAGCCGAGTACCTTTTTGAGTATCCTTGACTCAGCTGCAACTCAGAGAAGCCTCACGGCCCTGGGCTTATGGCCATCTGGTACGACTCCTGGTGCCGGCACCATCTTCAAAAGGCCTCGCAGCGATGCGGGGCTTTTTCTTTTCCTGCCGGGAACAAAACCTTGGCAACGTGGTCTTTTTCTCGCATTAATCCTTGCCAGTCGTGAATTGACCAACTGCACTATGACCCGCGCGCACGCTTGCGGTAATCTTCCGCACCCGCTGCGCCGGCTTTACATAGAGCACCCAGGCCACGCGAGGCAGGACAAGTAACCTACAAAGGACCTTTGATCGATGTTGATCCCGGTGATCATTTGCGGCGGCGCAGGCACTCGCCTGTGGCCAGTTTCGCGCGAGGCGCATCCCAAACCGTTCATGCCCCTCCCGGATGGGCAGAACCTGCTGCAGAAAACACTGCTGCGCGCCCTCGCCCTGGACAGCGTGTCGGAGGTCATGACGGTCACCAATCGCGAGCTCTTCTTCAAGACGGAAGACGAATACCGCGCACTCAAGGCAAACAACGGGAACTGCCTCAGCTATGTTCTGGAGCCGTTCGGCCGCAACACAGCTGCCGCCGTTCTCGCCGCAGCCATGCAACTGCAACAGACACACGGCCCCGACGCTCTCATGCTGGTCCTGCCGGCTGACCACCTGATCAAGAACACCGATGCTTTTGCCCAAGCCGTGGCCAATGCGGCCAAGCTGGCCAGCACCGGCTGGTTGGTCACCTTTGGCATCCAACCGCAGTACCCGGAAACCGGCTTCGGCTACATCGAAAGCGCTACCGGCACTCTCGATGGCGGCTTGCAAGTCAAACGCTTCGTCGAGAAGCCGAACCTCGAGAAAGCGCAGGAGTACCTGGCAGCAGGCAACTACTTCTGGAACTCGGGCATGTTCTGCTTCCGCGTCGGCACGCTGGTCGATGAAATGGAGGCCAATGCCCCGGACGTCAGCGAAGCGGTAGCCGCCACCATTGCCGCATCCCGCCTGACCGAGGCCAAAGCCCACCGCTGCCTGTCGCTGGATGCGGAACTGTTCGCGAATGTTCCGGACATCTCCATCGACTACGCCCTGATGGAGCGCTCGAACAAGGTCGCCACCGTCCCCTGCGACCTGGGCTGGAGCGACATCGGCTCGTGGAATGCCCTGAGCGAGCTGACAGCCGAAGACAGCAACGGCAACCGCTTCGAAGGCGAAGTACTTTCCCACGGCGCGCACAACAACTACGTGCAAAGCCCGGAGCGGCTGGCCGCGCTGGTAGGCGTACAGAACTTGATCGTGGTCGACACCCCCGACGCCTTGCTGATCGCACATAAAGAGCACACGCAAGACGTCAAGCAGATCGTCAGCCAGCTCAAGAAGAATGGTCACAGCGCACACTTGCTGCACAGGACCGTTCACCGCCCCTGGGGCACCTACACCACCTTGGAAGAAGGCCATCGGTTCAAGATCAAGCGCATCGTGGTCAAGCCCGGCGCATCGCTGTCGCTGCAGATGCACCACCACCGCAGCGAGCACTGGATCGTCGTAACCGGCATGGCCAAAGTGGTCAACGGCGAGCAGAGCATCATGCTGAACAGCAACGAATCGACCTTCATCCCGGCCGGCCACCAGCATCGCTTGGAAAACCCCGGCGTAATCGACTTGGTGTTAATCGAAGTGCAGAGCGGCGATTATCTAGGCGAGGACGATATCGTGCGGTACGAAGATATCTACGGGCGGACCAGTAGCTGAGCCACGCATTTCAAGAATACCCGCCCCAAAGCGGGTAATGGCCTGGCGGACCTTGCATGAAACGCGATCAGCCTATCACCATGAAATCTCTTGCCGATAACTCGGCAAGAGATTTTTCCGTCTTGCCATGCGCTATCTGCTACCCAGCGCAGCAAGCCAAACGTTCTTGAATTAATGCCAGGCGAAATGGCATCACTCAATACCCGCTTCGCTAGACTTGCCACCGGATAAGAATTATCCAAGTTGGAGAGATATATGCTTGGAATGTTTCGCAGCCTCTGGACCTATAGAGGGTTCGTCATATCCTCTATCCGCAACGAGTTTGCAGCACGCTTTTCCAGAAGCAAGCTTGGCGGACTCTGGATGATCATTCATCCACTCTCGCAGGTTGCCATATACGCGCTAATACTTTCCAATGTATTAGCCACAAAACTTCCCGGCATAGAAAATAAATATGCATACTCCCTTTACCTCATGGCCGGCATGCTCGGCTGGAGCCTTTTCTCTGAAATCATATCGCGCCTGCTAAATCTATTCATCGAACAGGGGAATTTGATGAAGAAAATGAAGTTCCCCCGCATCACACTCCCTACAATCACCATCGGCGCTGCATTATTAAATAACATTCTACTTTTCGTAGCACTACTGCTCGTCTTTGCACTCCTAGGAGCTCCTCCGCACGCGGGAATGATATCAATCATTCCGCTGACGCTTATCACCGTGGCTCTGGCATCCGGTATCGGCCTTATCCTGGGGGTTCTCAACGTCTTCGTTCGCGATATTGGCCAAGTAGTCCCTATCGTCTTACAAATTTGGTTCTGGTTCACACCAGTTGTTTATCCAGCGAACATAATTCCAGATAAATACCAGACCTACTTAGCCTACAATCCGATGTATCCGCTGATCACCTCCTACCATGAGGCTCTAGTCTATAGCAACCCTCTCGAATTTAAGCGAATTTTCATAATCGCTGCTGTTGCTCTAGTACTCATGGCGCTCGGGCTATTCATGTTCCGTAGATCAGCACCTGAAATGGTGGATGTGCTATGACGCTGCTTGTCGCTGACCGGCTTGGAAAAGCTTACTGCAGCTATCGATCGGAGTGGCAACGTATTCTCCGCTGGTTTCACTTTCCCACCAAGCCCAGCTCGGAGCACTGGGTCATACGTGACGTTAGTTTCAGCATTGAGCAGGGAGAAGCCATCGCTATCGTCGGCAAGAACGGTGCGGGAAAATCAACTCTGCTCAAAATGATTACCGGCACACTTCAACCCAGTGAAGGAGCGGTACATATTCAAGGGAGGATTGCTGCCATCCTTGAGCTGGGCATGGGCTTCAGCCCGGAACTTTCAGGGCGCCAAAATGTTATCCACGTGGCGGGATTGATGGGAATCGACTCGGAGCAGATAAGCCAACTGCTACCAGAAATCGAGAGCTTTGCCGATATTAGTGAATATTTCGAACAAGCAGTCCGCACCTACTCAAGCGGCATGCAGGTTCGCCTGGCATTTGCCCTGGCCACCGCGATTCGCCCTGACATTCTCATTGTCGATGAAGCACTTGCAGTAGGTGATGCGGCTTTCCAGCGCAAATGTTTTCGCCGCATCCAGGAATATCAGGCTCTGGGGACCACGTTACTGCTAGTCACTCACGACACTGAAACTGTTAAGAAAACATGTAATAAGGCCATCTATATCCAGGACGGCAAAGTCGCTGCCTATGGATCAGCAAAATCGGTCTGCGATACTTATGAGAGAGCACTACTAGGCGCGCCGGCAAAAGAAAGCAAGACGAGCACTCATCCGAGCCAGGTCGAAAAGCCTAAATTAGTTGACCCCACACTCAAAAGCGACTGCGAGGTTTCCTATGGAGACGGGCGCGCGGAAATAGAAGACATCTGGCTCGAAACAGATGAAGGCACGATAGCCAACCTCTTCAAGCCGGGACAAAAGCTAATACTCAAGTACCGCGTCCGGTTCAATTATGAATTGGAAGATATATCCTTCGCTTTCATGATCAAGACTCGCGAGGGAGTTTCTCTAGTCGGAATGAACACGGATCATTTGCTCAACGTGGAGCCTAAACGCTTCTCTGCCGGGGACTCAACCGTTGTGAGCTTCACACTCGATAACGCCTTCGCTCCAGGAGCCTACTACGTGAATTGCGGTGTTCGCCGTAATAATAGTAACGGTACGGAGTTCCTGCACAGACGTGTTGATGCTCTAATCTTCCGTGTTCAGAGGGGTGACGAGGTCGAAGACAAGATCGGCCTTATCAACACCCCCGTCAGTTTTTCGATGGAGTAGGTATGAACTCAGTAAATGAGAAGACAGCGGGCACTTTATCCCCTGTATTCATCCATTCGCTTTTCCGCGCAGGCAGCACATATCTGTTCAACCAGTTTCGCCATTCGCCAAATGGCTATTGGTGCTACCAAGAGCCGCTGCATGAATACCCTTACTTCTGCCGTAACGACAGAGAGAAAATACTGGATATACGCAACACTGCCTCTCTCTCACTTCGTCACCCACTACTCGACGCCCCATACTTCCAGGAGCTCTACCAGGTTTCTGAAATATGCCTGCCGAAACTGAAGAGCTCCTACATATATACGGCCTATTTCTCAAAAAATGCAGAAGAAGCCGGCACCGACTACTTCCGTGCATTGATCAACGCGGCACAAGGCAGAACGGTTATTCAAGAGTGCCGCACAAGTTCTCGCATTTCCGTCTTGAGAGAGAACTTGGGCGGAACCCATCTTTATCTCTGGAGAAACCCCTGGGACCAGTGGTGGTCCCTAAACATCAACGACTACTTCCCAGCCATTTTGCAGCTCATAGCTGCAGCGCCCATCAGCCCGGAGGTTATTCGTCGACTAAAGGACGAAACCTCAATTAATGCATGTCCAACACAAGAGATTAACGAGCAGATAGAGTGGTATCGATCCCGCCCACTGTCTTCCGAAGAGAGTTACCTGACATTCTACATACTCTGGTGCCTTAGTCTGATCGAAGCGCTAAGTCACGCCAATCTTCTTCTCAATATCGACAAGCTCAGCGAGAGCCCGGAATACGCAGCGAAGTTAGCGGCTTCGATGCATGAACTTGGAGTTGACGGTGTCAAATTTGATAATTGCCGGATTCCTCAAACTCAATACACAACCGAGGATGCCTCGTTCTTCAGAAGCACGGAAGACAAGGCCCATGGGTTACTCCTGCTTAGCGGCATCCCTCAGTCGACTCTCGACGACCTGACCCAACTGCGTCTGACATTCGCTCCGCGCGCCCCGGTAGAAAGCGAAACCCCATCCCTCGATAGGGCAGATGTCCTGCGCGATGCCTCTCGAGCACGCTCCTTGGCCCGGAGCACCAACGACAACCTGGCTAAAGCCTGTGCCCATCACTGGAAGGAACTTGCTAAGCGGGAAAGCAACTGGTCTGAGCAATTGGATAGAGCCAACCAGACAGCTCAGCAAATTCAGAGCCGAGCAGACCAGCGAATTGAAGAATTGCAGCGCCAGCTGGAGGAGCTTGAAGGGAAAGCGCACCTTTGGTGGCTCCGCTCCAACGAGTTGGACAACGTTTATGCGAGCCGCGCCTGGCGTATGACTGCCCCCGCACGCTGCATTGCCGCCGCTACGAAGAGCTTAATCCTCACCGGTCGAGTACCTACTGCCGCACACAAACCGCTAAGGGTCCTAATAACACAATCGCTCAAACTGTACACAAGAATTCCCTTCGTTCAGCGACAAGTCAAAAAGCTGATGGACCGGAATCCGTACTTGCGTAACCGAATTCTCGGTTATGCGACAAACCAAGGAATAGTAAATGGACAATTCACTATTCCAAAGAAGACTGCCCCTGCTCATGAACTTGCTATGCTGAGCCCTCGTGGGCGTGAAATCTTCGACGAAATTTTGAATGCACTGTCGAAGCGGAATATTGGCAAGGAAATAAAATGAAGATTCTAATTGACCTTCAGTCGTGCCAATCGGGCAGCAAACATGGCGGAATCGGCCGATACTCGATGAACTTGGCATCAGCCATGGTCAGAAACTCGGGGGCCCACGAAATTCATTTTCTCTTGAATTCGTCCATTACGGAAGATCTGCAGGAACTGAACGCAGAATTGCAGCGCCTAGTCCCTGTGGATCATATCCATATGTTCTCTTCCGTTGTACCAGCCCGCGAAAGCGACGACGCCAACAAGTTCCGCACACGCGCGTCGGAGTACGTTCGCGAGGCACTGATATCTAGCTTGCAGCCTGACGCACTCTTCATCACCAGTCTAATCGAAGGCTTAGGGGACGATGTCATAACATCAGTCGGAAATATTTTCCCCAGCTGTTCAACTGCAGTCATTCTGTACGACCTCATCCCTCTGGTAGAACGGGAAAAATATCTGAATGATCCGAGAGCATCTGCACACTACTTCAGAAAGCTCGACGAAATGAAAAAAGCAGGTCTCCTGCTTTCTATTTCAGAATTCTCACGACAGGAAGGTATTGAACTACTGAAACTGCCTAGTTCCCAGATCAAAAATATCTCGTCCGCCGTGGATGAAAAGTTTCAACCAACCGAACTCCCGGAAGAGGAAATCAAGGCTGTAAAAGATAAATACGGAATTTCCGACAAATTCCTTATGTATACCGGCAGCTTTGACCAGAGGAAAAACCACGCCGCGCTGATCAAAGCATTTGCCCAGCTTTCCCTGGCGACGCGCAAAGGTATTCAGCTGCTCATTGTGGGTAACGGATGGGATGGTGTGTATTCGCGCCTACGTACCATTGCGGCTGAAGCTGGCCTAGAACCAGCCGACATCTTGTTTGCAGGCAAGGTTCCCGACCAGGACCTACTCGCTCTGTATAACTGCTGCCACCTTTTTGTGTTCCCCTCCCTGCAAGAAGGTTTTGGCCTACCTGTTCTGGAGGCCATGTCGTGCGGAACACCAGTCATATGCTCAAACGTGACCAGCATTCCCGAAGTTATTGACCTGGACGAAGCGCTATTCGACCCGTACAGCGTCGAAAGCATCAGCCAGAAGATTGCTGAGCTTCTGACCAACGAGTCACTGCGCAAAGATATCCGCCAACACGGGATTATACGGGCCAAAGAGTTCTCATGGGATATCTCCGCCCAGAAAGCGTTGGCGGCCATTGAGCAGCAATTCCAGCCCCTGCATTCCGAACTTGATGCCGCAAGTGTCCCGACGACAATTGAACTTATCAACAAAGTCACCGCTCTCCCTGAGGCCGCAGAGGCTACTACCAGCGACCTAATCGCCCTGGCGATAGCTCTGGAAGAAGTGGAGAGAGTTCGCTACGTCACCCAGCAGCAGCTACTTAGGGGCAAAACGAACGTCGGATTCATCACTACTTGGAGTTCCCGCTGCGGCATTGCTTCCTATTCAGAGCAGCTAGTCAAGCCACTAGCCGTTCAACCGGTAATCTTCGCGCCCTATGCGCGCGAACTTACCCATCCGGATAATTGGAATGTGATTCGATGCTGGCACCAAGAGAGAGACCCCCTAAAAATCCTCTCTGCAAGGATCGATGAACTGGAGATCGAAACCCTAGTAATCCAGTTTAATTATGGTTTCTTCGACTTTGAAATGTTCTCCACTTTCCTTGAGCAACAGATCGACCGCAAGAGGAAAGTGATCATCACATTACACTCAACTACTGACCCCGATGGAGTAGAGGAAAAGCGCCTGCAACGACTCACCAGCAGCCTATCCAAGTGCAATAGTGTACTGGTTCACTCAAAGAAAGATCGCAAGCACCTTCAGCAACTTGGTCTGGAAAACGTATCGATCTTCCCGCACGGGGTCCTTGAACATACCCCACGTAATGCTCGCGCCGTTAACGCACGCGACTTCTTGATAGCATCATATGGATTTTTCCTGCCTAACAAGGGCTTATTGGAGCTGATAGAGGCCATTTCCATACTTTGTGCCCACGGAGTCAGTGCCAAACTCATCATGGTGAATTCGCGTTATCCTGCGCCCGAATCGGAGAACCTGATCAAGAAGGCAAAGGAGCAGATCATCAGACTAAATCTGCATGAGCAGATTCGAATCATCGACGACTACCTGCCGGATGAGGAAAGCCTTGCTTTACTGGAGGAGGCCGATCTGTTGGTGTATCCCTATCAGAAAACCGGCGAGTCCTCCAGCGCCGCAGTACGTACGGGCCTAGTAACGAAGCGACCAGTTGCAGTTACACCACTGCCGATTTTCGACGATGTCAAAGATGCCGTGTTCTATCTCCCCGGCACCAGTCCGCAGGATATATCGTCCGGAATACTCGAAATCATCGAGCAGGCGAGCATTAAGTCGGAAAGCTTCATGAAAGTCATGAATCAACTCGAAGGCTGGCTGAAGGATCACCAGTTCCCAGAGGTCAGCGCGCGCTTGGGCGAATTGATTGCTGCGCGTAATTCCTAAAGATAAACTTTTGCCAAACCAATATTGAAAGAAGAGGCAGTGATGAAAGCAATTGTTACCGGTATCAGCGGCCAGGATGGGGCCTATCTCGCTCAGCTCCTGCTGGAAAAGGGCTACACCGTCTATGGCACCTACCGCCGTACCAGCTCCGTCAACTTCTGGCGTATCGAAGAGCTGGGTATCGACAAGCATCCCAACCTGCACCTGGTCGAATACGATCTCACCGATCTCTCCGCCAGCATCCGCCTGCTGCAAACCACCGAGGCAACCGAGATCTACAACCTGGCTGCGCAGAGCTTCGTCGGCGTGTCCTTCGAGCAGCCCGTCACCACTGCAGAAATCACCGGCATCGGTGCCGTGAACCTGCTGGAAGCCATTCGTATCGTCAATCCGAAGGCACGCTTCTACCAGGCTTCCACCTCGGAAATGTTCGGCAAAGTACAGGCCATCCCGCAGACCGAGGACACGCCCTTCTACCCGCGCAGCCCCTACGGTGTTGCCAAACTCTATGCGCACTGGATGACCATCAACTACCGAGAGTCCTACGACATATTCGGCAGCAGCGGCATCCTCTTCAACCACGAATCGCCGCTGCGCGGCCGCGAGTTCGTGACCCGCAAGATCACGGACAGCGTGGCCAAGATCAAACTGGGCAAGCTTGACACTCTTGAGTTGGGCAACCTTGACGCCAAGCGCGACTGGGGCTTCGCCAAGGAGTACGTCGAGGGCATGTG is a genomic window of Pseudomonas knackmussii B13 containing:
- a CDS encoding mannose-1-phosphate guanylyltransferase/mannose-6-phosphate isomerase is translated as MLIPVIICGGAGTRLWPVSREAHPKPFMPLPDGQNLLQKTLLRALALDSVSEVMTVTNRELFFKTEDEYRALKANNGNCLSYVLEPFGRNTAAAVLAAAMQLQQTHGPDALMLVLPADHLIKNTDAFAQAVANAAKLASTGWLVTFGIQPQYPETGFGYIESATGTLDGGLQVKRFVEKPNLEKAQEYLAAGNYFWNSGMFCFRVGTLVDEMEANAPDVSEAVAATIAASRLTEAKAHRCLSLDAELFANVPDISIDYALMERSNKVATVPCDLGWSDIGSWNALSELTAEDSNGNRFEGEVLSHGAHNNYVQSPERLAALVGVQNLIVVDTPDALLIAHKEHTQDVKQIVSQLKKNGHSAHLLHRTVHRPWGTYTTLEEGHRFKIKRIVVKPGASLSLQMHHHRSEHWIVVTGMAKVVNGEQSIMLNSNESTFIPAGHQHRLENPGVIDLVLIEVQSGDYLGEDDIVRYEDIYGRTSS
- a CDS encoding transposase, producing the protein MVALRYGAVYAKATTEVARRRFPESLKREAVSLVLAGTPLRHVAESLGIAERLLGEWKGQYEQQGGDGYEAFG
- a CDS encoding ABC transporter permease, whose translation is MLGMFRSLWTYRGFVISSIRNEFAARFSRSKLGGLWMIIHPLSQVAIYALILSNVLATKLPGIENKYAYSLYLMAGMLGWSLFSEIISRLLNLFIEQGNLMKKMKFPRITLPTITIGAALLNNILLFVALLLVFALLGAPPHAGMISIIPLTLITVALASGIGLILGVLNVFVRDIGQVVPIVLQIWFWFTPVVYPANIIPDKYQTYLAYNPMYPLITSYHEALVYSNPLEFKRIFIIAAVALVLMALGLFMFRRSAPEMVDVL
- a CDS encoding glycosyltransferase — translated: MKILIDLQSCQSGSKHGGIGRYSMNLASAMVRNSGAHEIHFLLNSSITEDLQELNAELQRLVPVDHIHMFSSVVPARESDDANKFRTRASEYVREALISSLQPDALFITSLIEGLGDDVITSVGNIFPSCSTAVILYDLIPLVEREKYLNDPRASAHYFRKLDEMKKAGLLLSISEFSRQEGIELLKLPSSQIKNISSAVDEKFQPTELPEEEIKAVKDKYGISDKFLMYTGSFDQRKNHAALIKAFAQLSLATRKGIQLLIVGNGWDGVYSRLRTIAAEAGLEPADILFAGKVPDQDLLALYNCCHLFVFPSLQEGFGLPVLEAMSCGTPVICSNVTSIPEVIDLDEALFDPYSVESISQKIAELLTNESLRKDIRQHGIIRAKEFSWDISAQKALAAIEQQFQPLHSELDAASVPTTIELINKVTALPEAAEATTSDLIALAIALEEVERVRYVTQQQLLRGKTNVGFITTWSSRCGIASYSEQLVKPLAVQPVIFAPYARELTHPDNWNVIRCWHQERDPLKILSARIDELEIETLVIQFNYGFFDFEMFSTFLEQQIDRKRKVIITLHSTTDPDGVEEKRLQRLTSSLSKCNSVLVHSKKDRKHLQQLGLENVSIFPHGVLEHTPRNARAVNARDFLIASYGFFLPNKGLLELIEAISILCAHGVSAKLIMVNSRYPAPESENLIKKAKEQIIRLNLHEQIRIIDDYLPDEESLALLEEADLLVYPYQKTGESSSAAVRTGLVTKRPVAVTPLPIFDDVKDAVFYLPGTSPQDISSGILEIIEQASIKSESFMKVMNQLEGWLKDHQFPEVSARLGELIAARNS
- a CDS encoding recombinase family protein produces the protein MKIGYARVSRDDQQLDLQHDALTAAGCERIFSDKMSGAKASRPGLDEALAFARPGDVLVVWRLDRLGRSMSELLRLTADLEASGVGLESLKEQIDTTSAAGRLVFHVFAAMAEFERNLIRERTFAGLEAARARGRQGGRPGVPPETIAAIQALAGDQSRSPDEICKALKISRSTLYKYRQQVSKS
- a CDS encoding ABC transporter ATP-binding protein, producing MTLLVADRLGKAYCSYRSEWQRILRWFHFPTKPSSEHWVIRDVSFSIEQGEAIAIVGKNGAGKSTLLKMITGTLQPSEGAVHIQGRIAAILELGMGFSPELSGRQNVIHVAGLMGIDSEQISQLLPEIESFADISEYFEQAVRTYSSGMQVRLAFALATAIRPDILIVDEALAVGDAAFQRKCFRRIQEYQALGTTLLLVTHDTETVKKTCNKAIYIQDGKVAAYGSAKSVCDTYERALLGAPAKESKTSTHPSQVEKPKLVDPTLKSDCEVSYGDGRAEIEDIWLETDEGTIANLFKPGQKLILKYRVRFNYELEDISFAFMIKTREGVSLVGMNTDHLLNVEPKRFSAGDSTVVSFTLDNAFAPGAYYVNCGVRRNNSNGTEFLHRRVDALIFRVQRGDEVEDKIGLINTPVSFSME
- the gmd gene encoding GDP-mannose 4,6-dehydratase, producing MKAIVTGISGQDGAYLAQLLLEKGYTVYGTYRRTSSVNFWRIEELGIDKHPNLHLVEYDLTDLSASIRLLQTTEATEIYNLAAQSFVGVSFEQPVTTAEITGIGAVNLLEAIRIVNPKARFYQASTSEMFGKVQAIPQTEDTPFYPRSPYGVAKLYAHWMTINYRESYDIFGSSGILFNHESPLRGREFVTRKITDSVAKIKLGKLDTLELGNLDAKRDWGFAKEYVEGMWRMLQADKPDTYVLATNRTETVRDFVNMAFKAVDVDLEWKGSAEQEQGIDAATGKVVVSINPKFYRPAEVELLIGSADKAKRELGWEPKTTLEQLCKMMVEADLRRNQQGFSF